The DNA sequence TCAAGGGTAGGtagaactaatataataaaaatgacaacactaaCATAATTATTCCAAGTTGTCCCAATACAACTCCCACAAGAATAcattgtagagctagaaaaataacttaACCATCACTCTGGAGGTACAAAGCAGTCACAAATATGAAGCATaataatggaaaaatgggaagtgaggaggcctatctctcctggatctcaaACCTTATTACAAATCGGTAATCATAAAACAGTTTgatattggtttaaaaaatgtCTATCAGCAGAAAAGTTTAGTTACAGAGCTTACAGAAACAAattgtctgataaacccaaaggtccCAGGTTGTGGGAGGAAGGACTCATTAGTTGACAAACACttctggaaaaattagaaagtaacCTGACAGAACTGAGCTGTAGACCAACATTCACTGCCTCCACCAAGGAGAGCTTCAAATGGATGCAGGACTCAGATGTACAAGGTcaaagtataaacaaattagaggagaaaggaacaagGTACCGTTGGGATCCACAGAAAGAGTTTATGATGACAAAATGAGAAACCTCTTATGAAGAAAGAGGAAACCTGCAGCTAACGTCCAGACAGAAAGGTGGTGAACTTAAAGGGTAAAAAGGGGCCTACGTTTTTAGACATGGCTAATGggggaactttttttcttttccagaaaatGTGCTTATGTGTTGAGGGATAtgcttttcattttgaaaatttactCAACTGGGGAGTGGGAAGCGCGAGTATTGGGAAGGACAGATGGATTTAAAGTACTGGTTATTcgaaaagtaaaattaattaaaattgaaaaattatgaaatgaagaAGTAGTTAGGTCATCTGATTTTTTCAAAGAGGAGAATATCAAATGGCTCCtatcaaaaatgcaaaagaaacacTCACAATAATTccgaagaaaatttaaaaactattttgtgCAGTCGTTTACTAACATAACTAGTTAGAGGAAATGGatgcaaaattacaaaaatataaaatacccagatgaagaaaagagaattagATTGCTTAAATAACTcagtatcagaaaaagaaatttagcaaGACATAAACcaattcccaaagaaaaaaaactaacacAGAAATGCAATGTGATTTCAAAATTTGCTAACGTCCCCCCACAAAAAACAGTATGAGCCACGGAGCAGGTTTCAGCGTCATGACCCCCATGCTCCCCATTTGAAGATGGAGAacctgaggtgggggaggggacggCCCCGCCAGGAAGCTGACTTTCGAAGTCAGAGAGGCGCTTCCGCCCCACCAGATGGCCAGACCGTTACACGCCCTTCCCCCACTGGCCTCAgtccccgcccctcccccagcAGCGCCAGATGATTGGCTGATGCCCTTTACAGCCTCGCTCCCCTGCCCATAAGAGGAGCCTCCAAcggctctccttcctcttcccagtcACATTCCTGGAAAGAGCCACGCTCTGGGAGCTTGTCTGCAGTGGGCCTCAGCCTCCAGTCTCATTGCCCTGAGAGCACGAGCGTTCCAGTCAGAGCCGAGAAGGGGCAGCCTCCTTCTAGCCAGTCGGGGGTAGTCCCGAGACCTCAGGAGGTGCGAGGCGGCCCGCCTCCCGTCCGGCCAGCCTCCCGTCCTGCCCTCCTGCCGTGAGGCCCTCCTGCTGAAGCTGCGCCACCAGCCCCAGTGCTCGAGGCCCGCACCTGCGAGTCAGGATGGCGCTTTCCGCATCCGAGAGGGAGACAGCCCAGGAGCTCCCACAAGAGGAGCCGGCGCTGATCTTCCGTGGCCCCACCATGCGCCTGGGCCACTGTATCAAAGTGATGGTGGAAGACAAGGAAGTGAAATACCTGGTACGGTACCCACATGGGACCTGGGACAGCCCAGCGACTGGGACCCGCCCCCGCTGTGCCAAGTCCCGGAAGGCCCACCGTTACTGTGGCCCGGGCTCAGCCCAGGAGCCTGAGTCAGTAGCGCCTAGTGCCAAGGCCAAGCGCAGCACCAGCACAACAGGCCCGAGCACCAGGACCAGCACCAGGACCAGCACCAGCCAAGCAggccccagcaccagcaccaggacCATCACCAGGCAAGCAggccccagcaccagcaccagcaccaggacCATCACCAGCCAAGCaggcaccagcaccagcaccagcaccagcaccagtacCAGCACCAGCCAAGCAGGCACCAGCACCAggaccagcaccagcaccagcaccagccaaGCAGGCCCCAGCACCAGCCAAGCAGTCCCCAGCACCAGCACCGGCCCAGCAGGCCCCAGCACCAGCACTAGCACCAACCAAGCAGGCCCCAGCACCAGCCAAGCAggccccagcaccagcaccagcaccggCCCAGCAggccccagcaccagcaccagcaccagcaccggccaagcaggccccagcaccagcaccaACCCCGGCCAAGCAggccccagcaccagcaccagcaccggccaagcaggccccagcaccagcaccagcaccggccaagcaggccccagcaccagcaccagcaccaacCAAGCAGGCCCCAGCACTAGCACCAGCACCAGCCCAGCAggccccagcaccagcaccagtaccagcaccagcagcagcagcagcagcagcagcaccagcaccagTAGCAGCTCCCTAGGGGGCGCCATGGCTCATGAGGCCCCCTGTGGGAGAAACCAGAGCAGCGCGCCCATTCCTCAGGGAGTCGGGGGAGCCAGCACCAGTGGCCCACTATCCTCTGCTCCCGAAGAAGCCCCACAAGAGCCGCTCGCCTGCTGGGAGTACGAGTGGATCCCCCAGAAAAGGGTGCTCCGCTACTCTCGGGACCAGTTGAACCAGGATAGGAACAAAGCTATCCGCTTGTCCGCTGCCAGGAAAGAGCAGGAACAGGCTGCCCTCAAGGGCAGACGCTCCCGCACCTGTCGTGGTCACGGCCACCACGACCCAGGTGAAGGGAGCACCTCTGGAATGatgccaccaccaccccccaagcGAAGCTGCTCTGAAAAGGTACAAGGAGAGTCCGGATCACGGGGAGCGAGCTGCCAAGCTGTTGCTGAGGATCCCCAACAGGATGCCACCCCAGGCAGACGTGAAGTCCAGGTTGACCTGCCCATGTCCCTGAGGCCCCTGCTCGTGCTAGACTGGGACATGGTGACCCTCAGGAAGATGCTCTGCAACCTGCCAGCCAAGGTCAGCGCAGATGCCATCTTCTATGAATATGCCACCTTCCCTCGGAAGCACTGCACTAGAGATCAAAGCTGCGCTGTCTGGGGCCTGGTGGCTGTGCTCAAGGAATACTTTAATGTACTCCTAAGCCCCCAGCTGCTTTATGATTTCGAGAGGCCACAGTATGATGAACTGGTGGTCAGCTACCCCTCAAGCCAGATGTGCGAGCTCTATGGAGGTATCCACCTGTTGCGCCTCTTTGAGCATCTGGGCCCAATGCTCACCTGCACTACTCTGGATGACAGCAGCATGAATGTGCTGCTGAGCCATTTGCAAAATTTCCTAGATTATCTGGCCCACAACTCTTCTCTGCTGTTTTTTGAAACCAGCGACTACAAGCCTGCCTCTGAGGACCATCTGAAAGTAGTTGCATAAAGGCATGTTGGTTTGGGCTCCTGCTGCATGAGCATTTCCTGGTGCCAGTAGACTGGCTGTATCAGCCCATACCTTGCCAAAATGATCTGTTCCTGTAATGTGCTTTGGGGGGTTGATGTTtgtttctttaatgttttccttaacttcttccaTGGAGGAAGCCTCTTCTCTTCTTGCAGAACAGTCACTAGTGCTTGCAGCAATGGACATAGAGACTGGAATGCTGAGTGGGACTCTTCCCGCCTGCCTGGAAGACCACATGGCATGCCGGGGACTTTGCATTTGGCTCCAGCACTTAGGACCTGTGGGACTGCTCAGAGACAGAAGACCTTGAGGGAAGACTGTCAGTGCCAACGACACTGCCACTTTAACAGGGTAGTCCGGGATAACCAGATAAATGGTTACCTGTTCCTTCTTGCAACATGACCACCCACGTGCTTTGTCCCTCTGTGTCCATTATTGAACTGTTCTGCTGTTTGCTGTGTGGACTCCAATGTGTAATTGAGTGATAAGACAAAAAACACCATCTGCATTGAGGCAAAGTTCCTCCTTCAGAGGACTTTTACAAGTGTCCCAAAATATACTGATTTTCCTGCCCAAAAAAGGTATACATATTTTGATGGTTCTGTGCTTTTAAATCTCAGCACTTAGGACCTATGTGAATGTTGAGTGTCCAAAAACCTTGATTGATGACTGTTGGTGCCAAGAATGTCATCACATTAATGGGAGGGCATAGGGGGTGAGAGTGTTGGATTATCTGGTACGTTGGATGTCTTCTGCCTGCTTATCTCTGTGCCCCAATTGATTCCAATACACATTTACatgataagaaaatattttctatactGACAGATGTCTAAGTTCCTTCTTCAGATGATGAAAATGTTCAGATGCTGAAAATACATTgagttttttcaaaataaaaaaaatgtgtgtgtttattgtTCTGTGAGTGCCAATAGACCCCAGAGATACACCCAGCtatgaaatcaagtaagagtgagTTTTGCCTTTGCCCTGGTGTTGATACACTCTGACCCCGTAAGATTTGGGCCTAGTTCATCTGGGGATTTCCTCTTAGGAATGTGGGGAGGTCTCCCCAAGTGTCTGTAAGGGCCACTCAACCTTGTTCTAAAGCTTCTAGTTATTACCTGCAGTGGCCCCGCAGGGGGTCTAACATCCTGTCCCATGCGCACTCCCTCCAACTTTTGTGGGCCCAAGAAAAAGGGGGTGCTACCGGATATTTGCAAGGACATTATATAGAATCAGGGACCCTGGAGGCCATCTAGCCTTGGTGCAGCAGGTAGAGACCCTGAGGCAGAGAAAGCCGCATTGCTCTTGGCCATAACCCTGGGTTGGAGGCCTCCCCTACCTCGTCTTCCTACACAGAGATCCTGGAAGCATGCATGCACTGATCTCCAGCGTGAGATGCTCACTCACATCCCCCTACTTTCTCTAGGAGCAACGGCCCCTAATGAGGTGGGCCAGTGTTGTGTTTCAGCAGTTCTCCCCTAAGCCTGTGTGCCCTGACCAGCTCTGTCAGGCCTACAGTCCTGTGTGGTTGGCCCAGCAATGGGTCATTCTGGTAGCTCTCAAGACTGTCTGACTTGTCCCTCTTAGGCAGAGGTCCTTAGTTCTGACTTCTAACTAGCTTTGGTCTCTATTCACCTCTTCCCTGACTCAGGGCGCAGGTTTCTACCCCCAAGGTTAACACTTTCCCACTCTGGCTTTTTGGAAGGTTGGGGGAAAACTCAGTCTTTTACATTTGCCTTTCCAACTCCCGCCCCTCACTCCTGCagctgctacacacacacacacacacacacacacacacacacacacacacacacacacacaaacacacacacattactcATATACCTACAGACTACACTGGCAGCAGGTCATACAAATTGCCCTCAGTCCTCAAGACAGTAGTAGGAagaggagaagtaggaggaggaggaggaggaggaggagtactAGGGCAACCAGGTGGTCCTATGGATGGAGGGTCAGGACTGTAATatggaagattcatctccctgggtttaaattccaaccttggacatttactagctgtgggaccctgggcaaggcacttaatatCTGTCTCAACTTCCCCggctggaaaatgagctgcagaCAGAAaggcaagccattccagtgtctttgccaagaaaaccctaaatgactgaacaaccacaaagtagtagtagtagtagtacaagTAGCagtagtagctagcatttataaagcactgaaCAAGTACAAAGCAGTAATAGTAgtgacagctaacatttataaagcactgacAGTACTGATAAGTACTTTATCATCagtatatcatttgatcctcacaacaaccctgggagggaggtgctattatgatccccattttattgatgaggaaaccaaggcaggcagagcttaagtgactttcccagggtcaccacctaattaagtgtctgagaccagatttgaactcagcccttgCTGAATCCAGGTCTGGTACTCCATTAGGACCCAGCTGCCAAGGGCACTAGGAACCCTTTGGTGGAGGCTACccaacaaaaaagggaaaggaagctgGCAGTCACTTCCTGCTACAATAGTAAATACCTTTCTCTGTGCTGTTATATTGGAGAAGGGAAGCCCTGCTGACTGGGGGACCTAGGACAGGCAGTATGGAATCATAGAATGGGTTCTGGACCTAGGAtgaggaggcctgggttcaaatctcacctgctTATTCTGAATTTATATATCCACATCTTGTTAATGTTGTTATGGGAAAAAGATCGCTTTTAGATTGCATGGTAGATTAGTACTGCTGAAATAAATCTACCACAATGTTGAAATTAGAGAGGCAAAAATTTAGGTTTTATTAGGCTTAAGCACAGGTTCAGGAGCTGGAAAAATAATCCTGAGAAACAATTAGGATTCTAAAGAGGCTTTTATAGATGAAAGTATGCCAGTGGCAGAGAAATAAGTCTTTCACATGTTAAAATTTTATGTATTCTTTTAGGatgtaaaaggttttttttttctttttaaaaattgctaagtagcacagtgaatagagcagcaACCCTAgggtaaggaagacctgagttcaaagctggcctcagacacttactagctgtgtgaccctgggccagtcacttaatctcatttcccttaccaaaaataaataaataaacaaacaaacaaacagatagacagatagattgatggatagatagataggcaaaTAGTAATAGGAAATGAAAGATGAATATTTCCCATCACATTTCCCCCATTTTCACGGACATGTTCACATTTGACTCTGGGCATATACTTCTGCAGGTAAACAGAAGACCAGAAAATATTAAACAAGAGTCATATCATGATCATCCATATTAAATAATGCAAGGTCTCCTTGTTCATCTTGTTCCTGGTACCTCACTCCAAATGTACATTTCATCAGTTTAGGATTATTGTCTAAGCAGCACTACATCGCCATCTAGTGCTTGGAAACTTTATCCCTTAGCAATTCTGGAATAGACCTCATCACCAGGGCAGGACCAGGGGCTCTTCCTAGTAGATCTGCCTCCCTGGTTCTAACTCACTTGGCAGAGGTTGCCAAGGTAAGGTTGCTCAGATATGCTAGTGATTAGACTTAGGACCATTTAGTAAGGCCTAATATAGCTTCAGAGATTTGGTTTTCCACTAATTAGTTGATGTGGTGAAATCCAGTTTAAATATTATGGTACTAACCTTATTAACAACAAAACTACATGAAGAACATTACATTAGCAATAGCCCTGTGAGCTGTGTGTTATAGAAGAGAATAGAAGACTTCTGATTATTCGTGAAGAATGTTCTTCACCTGAGTAGATACTTTGAATCTTCAACATTGGagtcaagagaaaaatggagaaatatatgCTTTGAgcatatggaagggataactgatGAAGTATTTATATTCAAATGGTGACAAAAATACACATCTTCTCAGTACTCTATTGTATTCATTGGTCTCAGAGGAGACAAAAAGAACTTGAAGTTAGTGTTGTGTATTCTGATtatattaagagaaaaaagataaagaaaagggaaaggaataagtagcctgaataggaaagagggaaaagaaagaaggagataaCTATTTCAACTAATCCGGGAGTGAGAAGactaaacaaatacaaagaaagtagACTACCAtcactttttcttctgaaataaaCAGGGCttaaatacatatgtgcatgtacaaaACATGCATGCAAGCTGAATTTGGTGTGCATATACATGAAAGTGGAGCTGCTCTCATGCCTGTCTCTGCTGCCCCAAATCCAGCCTTTGCCATCACTTAGAAGGAGTTTCACATATGGGCTTCAgcaacttttccttgataatggcTAGCCCATGTGGAAGCCACAGGAAAGGAGAACATCGAGCACTTCTCCAAGAACACCCTGTTCATCCTCTACAAAGTGGGAGAGATACTCCATTGGAAAGATCCAAACAATTACTTAGGAGAAATACACTTAAAGTCATCTGAAATGGCAAAACAGTTTAAATACAAAATACCGTAAGCCTCTTGGACTCTGATTATCTCAAAACCAAACATGAGGAGGTGCTTTTTTTCAGATAATTAACAATTATTCCAGTGTTCCTGTATCAATTCTCTACTATTGCTAGAGTAGAAAGGAGGTTTCTGATAGAGTTATAGGAATATGAACAGAAGAGACCAGCTGAGATAATAGAGCAACAGGAAGAAGGACAGGCAAGCTCGACCCCATGAAAGAACCACAAACATATAGAAAATGTGCCAGCCTGAGTACTGAGTGTGAAATACAAGAACAACTTCAGATTGAGTCACTCTCCAGCTCAGGGCAGGGTAGGTCAGCTGTGACTGAGTGGTCTGGGGACAACGAAGACAGACTCTGGCCCTTATTAAGCTTTGTGGAATTTTCTATCATTCAGGCTCCATGACAGCGTGTAGATAATTGTGCACTAGGGTGAGAAGGGATACTGTTCAGGCCTACATAGAGGCCTTGTCCTTGTTCAGATGGGAGTATCATGGTCCCACTAAAGACTGTGCTCCTCGCTACTCAGGGCTAGGTCATAGACC is a window from the Notamacropus eugenii isolate mMacEug1 chromosome X, mMacEug1.pri_v2, whole genome shotgun sequence genome containing:
- the LOC140516445 gene encoding uncharacterized protein, whose protein sequence is MAPPRELLLVLVLLLLLLLLVLVLVLVLGPAGLVLVLVLGPAWLVLVLVLGPAWPVLVLVLGPAWPVLVLVLGPAWPGLVLVLGPAWPVLVLVLVLGPAGPVLVLVLGPAWLVLGPAWLVLVLVLGPAGPVLVLGTAWLVLGPAWLVLVLVLVLVLVPAWLVLVLVLVLVLVLVPAWLVMVLVLVLVLGPACLVMVLVLVLGPAWLVLVLVLVLVLGPVVLVLRLALALGATDSGSWAEPGPQ